One genomic window of Haliotis asinina isolate JCU_RB_2024 chromosome 4, JCU_Hal_asi_v2, whole genome shotgun sequence includes the following:
- the LOC137282778 gene encoding uncharacterized protein produces the protein MNVSSIKITLVCLSFVICFSIYFLYPVKQEISSDIVGTITNKIIQFIARNFTTKSDRVDCFLARKDSGINLLAQRLAVDNQESPETNAKKALFFDRLLQKEKMEFRNIINTFSEGVPTNITYFLYAGSLLGSYSHHGMIPWDDDLDIIVKEKDKPLLLTFLESLRPNYEHYTTWKMNWKLYNKKSQKAGSMAWRWPFVDIFFYSEHPSFIQDCRATYKKFNKTDVFPLIKRPFMGAMLPAPRHTRKVLELTYNIDLCVSNSYDHRLEKQVPSRFVVKLPCDLLKDKFPFVERKKSRNTSVEVLDAAYGKRSVFETTNIF, from the coding sequence ATGAAtgtgtcatccataaaaatcaCATTAGTGTGTCTCTCCTTCGTCATCTGCTTCagcatttattttttgtatcctgtaaaacaagaaatctCATCAGATATTGTTGGAACTATCACGAACAAAATCATCCAGTTCATAGCTAGAAATTTCACAACAAAGTCTGATAGAGTTGACTGCTTTCTGGCAAGAAAAGATTCTGGGATCAATCTCTTGGCACAACGCCTTGCTGTCGATAATCAGGAATCACCCGAGACGAATGCTAAAAAAGCTCTATTTTTTGACCGATTACtacagaaagaaaaaatggaatTTAGAAACATTATCAATACATTCAGTGAAGGCGTGCCTACAAACATCACTTATTTCCTCTATGCAGGATCTTTACTTGGTTCCTACTCTCATCACGGCATGATTCCTTGGGACGACGATCTTGACATCATAGTGAAGGAGAAAGACAAGCCCTTACTGCTCACATTCCTGGAGTCCCTCAGGCCAAATTATGAACACTACACCACCTGGAAGATGAACTGGAaattgtataacaaaaagtctcaAAAGGCTGGCTCGATGGCTTGGAGGTGGCCATTCGTCGATATATTTTTCTATTCTGAACACCCTTCATTCATCCAAGATTGTAGAGCAACGTATAAGAAATTCAATAAGACTGACGTGTTTCCTTTGATCAAGCGTCCGTTCATGGGGGCGATGCTGCCAGCGCCAAGACACACCCGTAAGGTTTTGGAGCTGACTTACAATATCGATCTTTGTGTGTCGAATTCATACGATCACAGATTGGAAAAGCAGGTGCCATCTAGATTTGTAGTAAAACTTCCCTGTGACCTGTTAAAAGACAAATTTCCTTTTGTTGAAAGAAAGAAGTCAAGGAACACATCTGTTGAAGTACTGGATGCTGCCTACGGCAAGCGAAGTGTATTTGAaactacaaatatattttaa
- the LOC137281353 gene encoding uncharacterized protein: protein MMLMLVAALLLATPALCDYRVLYQQREPEEVEFERSFKVEREHHDVECPPRAICGVAYDFNRTVEGVDLPERRVVIHCTCPGNIECPIVPEHRIFASLKRREYLCQPRATFVNCGQGNSTGLAAKQLLERHMEDVLTRYFRINCICPRHDNPVIPQNPGDLELATSIRRVYYTQGLHTTFHDRRCIL, encoded by the exons ATGATGCTGATGTTAGTTGCAGCGTTGCTGCTGGCAACGCCGGCCTTGTGCGACTACCGCGTCCTGTACCAACAAAGGGAGCCAGAGGAAGTTGAATTCGAACGCAGCTTCAAAGTCGAG CGAGAACATCACGATGTAGAATGTCCGCCAAGGGCTATTTGTGGCGTCGCCTACGACTTCAACAGAACGGTGGAAGGCGTAGATTTGCCAGAACGCAGAGTCGTCATACACTGTACCTGTCCAGGAAACATTGAATGTCCGATCGTCCCCGAGCACAGAATCTTCGCCAGTTTAAAAAGGAG GGAGTACTTGTGCCAGCCTAGAGCAACTTTCGTAAACTGTGGTCAGGGTAACTCGACCGGTCTGGCCGCCAAACAGCTACTGGAGCGACACATGGAAGACGTCCTTACCAGATACTTCAGG ATCAACTGCATCTGCCCGCGTCACGACAACCCGGTTATCCCACAAAATCCGGGGGATCTGGAGCTGGCCACGTCTATTAGACGAGTGTACTATACTCAAGGCCTGCACACTACTTTCCATGATCGTAGATGCATTCTG TAA